In Magnetococcales bacterium, the genomic stretch CCGCGAATCTGCGCCGTCACCCTCTGGCTGATGGCCATGCCTGCCGCATCATCCCGGGACGAATTGATCCGCAACCCCGACGCCAACCGCTTGAAGGTCACTCCCAACGAATTGGTGGACTTTGACAAATTGCGTTGCGCATTCAACGAAGTTACGTTTGTATTGATATAAAGCGCCATGATATTACCCTCTTCCTGACATGACTCCGCATCATTCCTGTCTCGGACTCATCCTTGACCACAACCTACCCAAAACGTCGTCCGGGTATCAGATTCCGGCAGCCGCCCGCATCTGGCGTTTCGACCGTTCGGCCCGATCATTCTGCTCCTTGAAGTTTTGGCGCAGATTTTCGGGAATCAGGGGCTGACGCGGTGAATATTCCTTGAGCAGAATCTGCTTGCCCTGCCGATTCACCACATTCACGACCACAGGACCTGCCAGGTTGGTCCGCATCTCCTCGGGACGCCCCTCGGGAATGGTCACCAGGCAGAAAATTTCCACATCCTCACCCCGGATCAGACCAATGGACTCCGCATCCGGATCCTGGATGGCAAACTCCAGATCCGAGAAAAAGTCGAAGGGGTTGATGACAATGAAGGCAATTTCCGCTTCATCGACCGATTGCAGCCAGAAAAACGAGGAGTCCTCCCCATAGGGAAAGAGCAAAAACCGCTTGCTCAATGGGAATCCCAGCAATCCCTCGTTCAGTCGGATGATTTCACCTTCATCAAATTCCAACATGCCAAAACGTGTTCCCTGAAGTTCCATAATCAGTTCTCCATCCTGCCAACGAATCCCCTACCGGAGGAAATCAAGCAGGGACGTGTTCAGCACCTGCCGCTCGCTGCTCACAATCACCTGCAACGCTTGCGTCGTTTGTTCCAGACGACTCATCACCTCAAAAGCATCTGCACTCACATTCTTGGTTTTGGCCTCGGTCAGGCTCACGCCATCATCTTCCAGGGTGGAGTTGATGGCATCCACCTGGGCGGCCCGAATACCGGTGATGGCCTGCATATCCGAGGCTTGTGCCCTGGCTTCCTGAATCCGTCCCAGCCAGGCGTTGACCTCTTCGGTATCGGTCCGCATGAAGGCACCGCGCAGGGCGGTCAAGGCGGCCAACATGTTCACCCCGCGCCCGGGGGGCGACTTGCCGTTGATCAATTCATCGCCCGTGACATTGCCTTCCAGATTGCGCGTATCGGCAACCTTGATCCGCCGGTCCGCTTCCCCACCCTGGTAGGCCGGGATCACTTCGAAGAAGAAGGCATCTCCGTTGGCCTGAGTCTTGGTGGGTGTAGCCGTGAAGGAGACTCCGGTCGCCACGTTGATGGTTTGCGTTCCACCCGTTGCCTTGACATCCGTTGTTGTGCCATCCACATCCACCGAGTAGACAGGTGCCGCCAGGGCCACACCATTCGCATCCATGGTCTTGTAGGTCACCTTGACGCTCATAGGGACCGACGCTGGTTGTCCTGTCACCTTCGCGGCATAATCCGTCCCGGCCACATCGATGAATGACCCGGTACCACCGGCACGCATTTTCACTCCGGTGGCCATCACCACACCGTCACCAAACGGCATGCGTGATTTGCCACCACCAAACAGAGGCACCCCATCCATGGCCGTATTGGCATACTTCATCACATCCTGATACATCGCCAACACTTCCTGACCGGTCGCCTTCATGACCTGGGGCAAACCACCTGAATTGGATGTACCCATCTTGACCACCAGCTCCTGGGCGTCCTGAAACTTGTCCTGGATGGTCTGGATGCTGTGTTCCGCCATCACGAAACGTTCAGTCGCCATGCCTGTGGTCTTTTTCAGCGTCTCCACACTGGCCAGATCCGACGAAAACAGAAGGTGCCGGAACATGGAAGTCGGATCATCGGAAGGCCGGGTCAGACGATTCCCGGATGTGGTCTGTTCCTGGAGTTTGCGCAGATCCTCATACTTGCCTTGCAGAGAACCGGCCATGTTCCTGTACAACATTGTCTGGGTTACACGCACGACACCCTCCTGTCTCCGCCAACCTTCCCGCCAACCTTACCGTGCCATACCGAGGATCGATTGCAGCAACTCATCGGCAACCGACACCATTTTGCTGGAGGCCTGGAAGGCCCGCTGAAACTTGACCAGATCCGTCAACTCCTCTTCCATCGACACCCCGGAAACCGAATCCCGCATTTCCTGAAGAAAATCATGGGTGGATTTTTGCGCCACGATGGCCTGTTTGGTCTGGCTGCCGTCAACACCCACATCCCCGACGATATCCGCATACTGCCGACTGAAGGTTGTGCTGTGACCGGCAAAATTGAAGTTTGCCGTCCGCAGGGCACCCATCGCGATCACGCCGGCGTTACTCACATCGTCAAACCGGGGAAGACCGGCAGAATCCGTAACCACCCGGGATATGCCGAGCTGATTCGTATCCCGCAACAAGGCGGGGTTGACCACCATGTCCCGCGCCCCGTTGCCGCCAAACAACGCCCCGACTCCCAAAGCCGCCAGTATGTTGCTCGTGTCCGAAACCACCCCGTACACTCCGGTGGTCGCGACCGGGGTTGTCCCGGCAGGCACGGCCCCGGGTGTTCCGGGGATGACCTTGCTGCTGATCTGAAGCCGATTGTCGGCGGTGATGGTTGCCGTCACCGCCGGCGAGGCATTCAAGACATCCCGAATCTGCGTCAGACTCTGTGTGGCCGGATCAATATTGACTGTGGCCAGCGTCAAATTATCGGCATTCGGACCATAGGCAAAGGTGATCGTCCCCTTCTGCACCCGGGAGAGATCGGTCGGACCTCCCTGATACAGGGGGCTGCTTGCATCCGTCACCAGGGTTCCCACGGCCTTGGTCAACTCTTTTCCCAGCACCATCAATCCTGTCTGGCTCTTGTACATGGCAGGAGCCACGGATTGGCTGTGGACCACGTTCACCTGAAAGCGCACTTCATCGACCAGATTTTCCAGACGTGTCAAATAACCACCACCACCCTGAAGCACCTGATCCCGGATTTCCAACAGACCCTTCAAGGCTCCGCCGCCAATCTGCGCTGAATAGTCGAATGGTTTGCCGTCGATACTGATCCCGTCAAAACCCGTCGCCGTCCTCTGATTGTTGCGCGACAACTGCGTGACATATTGATCATCCACGAGGAGCTGCCCGGATCCGGTCTGAAGCATCATCCCGCCATTGGCCCCTTCCAAAACCTGCACATCGATCATGCCGCTCAGTTTATCGAGCATTTGCTGGCGTTGATCGAGGAGATCCAGGGGATCCGTTCCGGCACCCTTGGCCTGAATCACCTGTAGATTGATGTCACGAAAATTCTTCAACTGGCTGTTCAGGTCCTCCAGAACAACGTTGATTTCCTTATCGATGGGCAGGGCCATTTCCGACAGATTCTTGTGCATTTTGTTGGCTTGCAGGGTCAGACTCTGCGCATCGCTCACCACCTGGGCGCGGGCCACCGTGTTGGCCGGATTGTCGGCAGCGTTATCCACGGCATCGAAAAACTTTTCCAGACGCGAGGCAAAACCTTCCCCATTCATCTCATTGAATACATTCTCGATCTGTGTCAAAAACCGATCCCGCGCTTCCAGCCGTCCGTTCTCACCGGCACTCAACCGCAGCCGGCGATCCACGAGGTCATCCACCTTCCGATTGACTTCCGAAATCTGCACCCCTTCCCCGCCGGCTTCCCGTCCATGAGCTGACTTGGGATTCGCTTCCAGGGCAATCACCTGCCGCGAATAACCCGGTGTATTGGCGTTGGCGATGTTGTGCGAAACCACCTTCAATGCGCCTTGATTGGCAAACAGGCCCAGTTTGGAACTGTTCAGGATGTTCGAAATCGCCATGGGAAGTGTCCTTTTTTTCCGCTACCAACGCTACAACGGCCTTGTTTTTACAAATCCATCACGCAAGATAAGGCATGACAATGAAAATAAAGCAAATTGCATGCCAGCAACCACTGGCACGCCAAATCCGCCCTTTGATCCATTTCTGGTCGAAGGTGCGGTTTGCCTGTTTAACGCATACTTCGTGCCAACCACCATTTTGCCGCATTCACGGGGCATTCCGGACCAGAACGACCCCGGGTGGCCATAAATGGCTGGGAAAGATGGGCAAATGTTTCCCACTCATACCCATCCGGGCGGCATAATTGTCCGCCACCCCATG encodes the following:
- a CDS encoding flagellar assembly protein FliW, with amino-acid sequence MELQGTRFGMLEFDEGEIIRLNEGLLGFPLSKRFLLFPYGEDSSFFWLQSVDEAEIAFIVINPFDFFSDLEFAIQDPDAESIGLIRGEDVEIFCLVTIPEGRPEEMRTNLAGPVVVNVVNRQGKQILLKEYSPRQPLIPENLRQNFKEQNDRAERSKRQMRAAAGI
- the flgL gene encoding flagellar hook-associated protein FlgL; translation: MRVTQTMLYRNMAGSLQGKYEDLRKLQEQTTSGNRLTRPSDDPTSMFRHLLFSSDLASVETLKKTTGMATERFVMAEHSIQTIQDKFQDAQELVVKMGTSNSGGLPQVMKATGQEVLAMYQDVMKYANTAMDGVPLFGGGKSRMPFGDGVVMATGVKMRAGGTGSFIDVAGTDYAAKVTGQPASVPMSVKVTYKTMDANGVALAAPVYSVDVDGTTTDVKATGGTQTINVATGVSFTATPTKTQANGDAFFFEVIPAYQGGEADRRIKVADTRNLEGNVTGDELINGKSPPGRGVNMLAALTALRGAFMRTDTEEVNAWLGRIQEARAQASDMQAITGIRAAQVDAINSTLEDDGVSLTEAKTKNVSADAFEVMSRLEQTTQALQVIVSSERQVLNTSLLDFLR
- the flgK gene encoding flagellar hook-associated protein FlgK, whose product is MAISNILNSSKLGLFANQGALKVVSHNIANANTPGYSRQVIALEANPKSAHGREAGGEGVQISEVNRKVDDLVDRRLRLSAGENGRLEARDRFLTQIENVFNEMNGEGFASRLEKFFDAVDNAADNPANTVARAQVVSDAQSLTLQANKMHKNLSEMALPIDKEINVVLEDLNSQLKNFRDINLQVIQAKGAGTDPLDLLDQRQQMLDKLSGMIDVQVLEGANGGMMLQTGSGQLLVDDQYVTQLSRNNQRTATGFDGISIDGKPFDYSAQIGGGALKGLLEIRDQVLQGGGGYLTRLENLVDEVRFQVNVVHSQSVAPAMYKSQTGLMVLGKELTKAVGTLVTDASSPLYQGGPTDLSRVQKGTITFAYGPNADNLTLATVNIDPATQSLTQIRDVLNASPAVTATITADNRLQISSKVIPGTPGAVPAGTTPVATTGVYGVVSDTSNILAALGVGALFGGNGARDMVVNPALLRDTNQLGISRVVTDSAGLPRFDDVSNAGVIAMGALRTANFNFAGHSTTFSRQYADIVGDVGVDGSQTKQAIVAQKSTHDFLQEMRDSVSGVSMEEELTDLVKFQRAFQASSKMVSVADELLQSILGMAR